In the genome of Planctomyces sp. SH-PL62, the window TCCTGCTCGCCGAATTGGCTGGGGACGATCTTGGAGATGTCCACCGCGTCGTCGTGGTCGGCCGCGTTGAGGAGGATGTCCCCCTGGCCGAGCACGAGCGGGGGCTGGAGATCCTGGCCGCGACCGAAGACGACGATCTCGGAGCGTCGGGACCGCGAGACGTGGACGACCGCGGGCCCCTCGGTCTCGACGATGTAGAGGGCGAACGGGTCTTCCGGACGGGGACGGCGGCGAGAGATGATCGACATCGCCATCGCGTCCGTGGCCTCCTCGTCGATCTCCTCGCTCGGAGGGGCGTCGAGGATGCGGACCTGGCCGAGCATGGCGTCGCCCGGGTCCAGGGTCCGCAGGGCGTTGAAGGCGCCGTAGCGGACCTCGATGTCGTCCTCGTTCATCAGGTGCCGGAGGCGGACCCGGGCGGTGTCGTCCTCCATGGCGGCGAGCGCGGCCAGGGCGTACGCCCGGTACTGCTTCATCGAGACGGCCGTTTCGCCCAGGATTTTCACGCCGCTGGCCTCATCCAGATAGGCGAGGGCCTCGGCGGCGAAGAATCGGACGTGGGGATCGTCGCTCTGGAGGCCGGCCTCCAGCGCCTGCGAGGCCGAGGGGCCGAGCGACTCCAGCTTCAAAGCGGCGACGCCCGCCGTCTTGGGGTCGAGCAGCTCGCGGGCGGTCGACGCCAGCCGCTGCTCGCGGAGTTCGGGGGTGTCGACCATCGGCAGAAGCTGGACCACGCGGAAGTAGCGCTCCTGGTTCTGGTGGTAGACCGCCGGGACGCGAAGCTCCAGGTAGGTGTCGGTCTTGGCCGTGCTGGCCCCCTTCTGCTGCCCGCGCTCGTTCTGATGGAACCGTTCGTTGACGACCTTCTCCACCATGCCGGCGTTGCGGATGAAGCGGCGGTTGTCCTTGAGGATCAGCTTGTAGGGGTGGTCCTTCTTGGCCCGCCCCCCCCCGAGCACCCGGCCGGACTTGGGATTCTCCGGATTCTTGGAGTCGCCGATCATGACGGGGCCCGCGGCGATCGCCAGGTCGCTGCCCGTCTTGGGCGTGCCGCCGGCCACGAGGACCTCGCGGAGCCGGGTGTTCATCAGATAGCCGCCGGCCAGGCTCTTGACCGAGCTGGCCGGGGGGAGTTCCAGCTCGACGTCGAAGCGGTCGCGCGGCGAGGCGCCGGTCGGGATCTTCATCCGCACGATCACCAGCGCGAACTGCTTGCTCTCCAAAAGCTTGCTGGCGTGCTCCACGCCCGCCTTGCTCATCTCATCGACGAGCTGGTCTCGATGCCAGGACGGCGGGGCATCGCCGCCGGTGCCGTCCAGGCCGGAGACCAGGCCGACCCCCTCGACGGCGACTTCGCCGTTCTGGAAGACGTACGCCAGGTCGCCGACGGACTCGTCGACCTTCGGCGCGCCCTCCGCCGCCGCCTTTTTCTTCAAAGGCCCCGCGCCGGCCTGACTGCCCGCCAGGGCCGCGATCGCGACCAACGCACCCAACGCCCAGGAAGCCCTGGGGATTGTCCGACGCATGGACCCGCCTCCTTGCCTACCGCTCGGGGAGAACCCCCGGACTCGCCTTCAAGAGATGAATGAAGACGTGTCACTCGCGCAAATACGCCCGCCCACGTCCCTGTGGCGCAGGCGCCGCGGGTCCAGTTCGGACCCACTCTCGGCGGAATCTAGTCCCGACCAGGGCTCCCGTCAAGGCGAAGTCGGGACTTCATCCCGACCGCATTTCTCGGCGATCGGCCCATTCCGGGAAGCTTCGCAGGATGACGGGAAGCCTCGTCTCGCCGCCGGCCCCGTGCCGGGCCCCGCCCTCGACGTGGCGATCCAGCCAGCGGTCCCCTCGCGGGAACCCCGCCGGATCGACGTCCTCGGCGATCCGATCGAATCGAACGGACGGCCTTGCAGTTCGGTCCCTTCGGGGTCGATCTTCGCCCACCAGCCGGGGTTGTCGCAGGTCGTGGTCGCGACGCCGTGATGGTGCTCTCGGTCGCCTTCGCCCTTCCGGTCAGGCTCGCGAGGGCCGTCCCGGTCGGACGACGTCCCAGCCTCGGGCGCGGGCGAGCTTGAGAAGCCGCGAGCCGGGGTGGACCACCGCCGCCCGACCCACCCGTTCGAGCAAGGCGCGGTCGCTCCAGTTGTCGGCGTAGGCGGCGGCCCGCTCCATCGCCAGCCCGTAGCGGGCGGCCCATTCCTCGGCCCAGAAGAGCTTCCCCTCGCCGTAGCAAGGGGGGCCGCCCCCCACGCCGACCAGCCGCCCGCGATTGATCACGACCTTCGTCGTCAGCGAGTCGGCGCAGCCCAAAAAGATGCGGAGAGGCTCGATCACCAGCCCGGGCGAGGACGAAACCAGCACGAGCGGCGTCCCCATCTTGCGAAGGCCGTTGAAGTGGTCGACGACCCCGGGATAGAGCCGGGGTCTGACGTGCTCCACGAAGTTCTCGTAGGCGATCCGCTCCAGCTCCACGATCGGGATCGAGGCGATGCCCTTCAGCCCATAGGCGATCAGCGCCCCGTAGTCGAGCCGGCCGAAGCGGTGCTGGAGGCCGTGATACAGGGCGCGGAGCAACGACGACCGGCGGAGCAGACCCCGGCGCATCAGGATGCGGGCGAACAGATACGTCGTCGTCTCGGCGAGAAGGGTGCCGTCGACGTCGATGAACGCCACCGAAGGCGGCTCGTCGTAGGTCGGCCAGCCCCCCTCGGCCTCGGTCCTGGGTCCCCTCTCGATCATGATCGATCTTCCCCGCCCGTCACCTGACGACCCACCCGATCGGCCAGGGCGCGCGCGTCGGCCGGCTCGGCGGCCTCGGCGATGACCCGGACGATCGGCTCCGTATTGCTGGCGCGGACATGCACCCAGCGGTCCTTCCAGGTCAGTCGGAGGCCGTCGCGGCGGTCGGCCTCGGCCCCCTGGTTCGCGGCGGCGATCCGGTCCCAGAGCCCGGCGATCGCGTCCGGCCCGAGCCCGGGGGGCAGGGGGGACTGGTCCTTCACCATCGCGAATCGAGGAAGCCCGTCGACCCAGGCCGACAGCGGCTTCGACGCCGGCCCCGAGGCGAGCAGGTCGAGCGTCAGGGCCATGCCGACGAAGCTGTCGCGGACCAGGCCCACGCGGGGGTCGATCACGCCGCCGTTCCCCTCGCCGCCGATCACCGCCCCGTTCGCCAGCATCGCCTGGACGACGTGGATCTCGCCGACCGGCGTGCGGATTACCGGGCATCCCCGCTCGCGGGCCAGCGCCTCGGTGGTCATGGAGGTGGACAGGTTGAGCACGACGGGACCCGTCGCCTGTTCGAGCCGACGGGCGGCGGCCAGGGCGAGCGTCAGCTCCTCGCCGATGTAACGCCCTTGCTCGTCGACCAACGCCAGGCGGTCGGCGTCGGGGTCTTGCGCGAAGCCGACGGCGGCGCCCACGGCGGGGACGAGGCGAGCGAAGTCGGCCAGGTTCTTCGCGGTGGGCTCGGGCGTGTGGTCGTATCGGCCGTCGGGCTCGCCCCCCAGGACGATCGCCCGGCATCCCAGGCGTTCGAGCAGGACCTTGGCCAGCCGGCCCCCCGAGCCGTGGCAGGCGTCGAGCGCCACGGTGAACTTGCGGGCGCGGATGGCGTCGACGTCGACGACGCCGAGCACCCGCTCCAGGTGGACCGCGTCGGGATCGTCCAGCTCCCTGATCCGCCCCAGGCCGTCGAACGGGGCCCAGGCGAAATCCTTGCGCTGCCAGCGGTCGAGCACGCCGCGGCCCGACTCGGGGCTCAGGACCATGCCGGCGGGCTGGAAGAATTTGAGGCCGTTGTACTCGGGAGGGTTGTGGGAGGCCGAGATCTGCACGCCCCCCGCCGCCCCCCGCTCGCGGACGAGGACCCCGACCGTCGGCGTAGCGGTCGCGCCGACCTTCCAGACCTCGCGACCGACGCCGGCGATCCCGG includes:
- a CDS encoding flagellar basal body P-ring protein FlgI gives rise to the protein MRRTIPRASWALGALVAIAALAGSQAGAGPLKKKAAAEGAPKVDESVGDLAYVFQNGEVAVEGVGLVSGLDGTGGDAPPSWHRDQLVDEMSKAGVEHASKLLESKQFALVIVRMKIPTGASPRDRFDVELELPPASSVKSLAGGYLMNTRLREVLVAGGTPKTGSDLAIAAGPVMIGDSKNPENPKSGRVLGGGRAKKDHPYKLILKDNRRFIRNAGMVEKVVNERFHQNERGQQKGASTAKTDTYLELRVPAVYHQNQERYFRVVQLLPMVDTPELREQRLASTARELLDPKTAGVAALKLESLGPSASQALEAGLQSDDPHVRFFAAEALAYLDEASGVKILGETAVSMKQYRAYALAALAAMEDDTARVRLRHLMNEDDIEVRYGAFNALRTLDPGDAMLGQVRILDAPPSEEIDEEATDAMAMSIISRRRPRPEDPFALYIVETEGPAVVHVSRSRRSEIVVFGRGQDLQPPLVLGQGDILLNAADHDDAVDISKIVPSQFGEQDVKVRSSLEIGEVIRHVARLGATYPEVVAILEAAEKQKNLPGPLYIDSVPQANMQYLSKALLGKDELPKVDDEVKQTSGSFLRRMFTFRGRGDDDDSPKADKTPVAQADSDDTAAKADPAAKSDPAAKAEPAEAEASAKPSTAKKDDALQKTSGEPAAASDDEPSRRGGRPRIFEVFRRRGE
- a CDS encoding HAD family hydrolase — its product is MIERGPRTEAEGGWPTYDEPPSVAFIDVDGTLLAETTTYLFARILMRRGLLRRSSLLRALYHGLQHRFGRLDYGALIAYGLKGIASIPIVELERIAYENFVEHVRPRLYPGVVDHFNGLRKMGTPLVLVSSSPGLVIEPLRIFLGCADSLTTKVVINRGRLVGVGGGPPCYGEGKLFWAEEWAARYGLAMERAAAYADNWSDRALLERVGRAAVVHPGSRLLKLARARGWDVVRPGRPSRA
- the glmM gene encoding phosphoglucosamine mutase, coding for MSGIRGWVGDGLDPAAALEFAAAYASQCEPGAIVLSHDGRLTAPVFEAAVAAGIAGVGREVWKVGATATPTVGVLVRERGAAGGVQISASHNPPEYNGLKFFQPAGMVLSPESGRGVLDRWQRKDFAWAPFDGLGRIRELDDPDAVHLERVLGVVDVDAIRARKFTVALDACHGSGGRLAKVLLERLGCRAIVLGGEPDGRYDHTPEPTAKNLADFARLVPAVGAAVGFAQDPDADRLALVDEQGRYIGEELTLALAAARRLEQATGPVVLNLSTSMTTEALARERGCPVIRTPVGEIHVVQAMLANGAVIGGEGNGGVIDPRVGLVRDSFVGMALTLDLLASGPASKPLSAWVDGLPRFAMVKDQSPLPPGLGPDAIAGLWDRIAAANQGAEADRRDGLRLTWKDRWVHVRASNTEPIVRVIAEAAEPADARALADRVGRQVTGGEDRS